The Longimicrobium sp. genome has a segment encoding these proteins:
- a CDS encoding M28 family metallopeptidase: protein MTVYRILARGLPAVAVLAGACAPPAPVQEGPSPAPAPAAGPAQHDVQLPLKYQARPTVAEITPGDLMSRLYVLADDSMMGRQAGHRGNVMGTDYIAAEFRRMGLEPGGENGTFFQTIPLVVKGIAPGVSLSANGQALTPWTDFSPLPPLGNTFPFGAEFRAQNTPVVFGGQLGAELITDAQAAGKVVVLLPPTGENGQPNGRWWPGYPRARFPRAAAVAVAASDITVPAVLTLGQGESAELEQPGAQAPTGPAGMTVTRAAAERMMGAPLAGMRPGTQGRAVTGSFRFGSRRPDAPARNVVAILRGSDPSLRAQFVGISAHNDHEGIAEQAMDHDSLVAYNTVMRPQGANDRPGAPSAAQRARIQGILDSLRALRPARRDSIYNGADDDGSGTVVLLEIAERMASSPARPRRSVIFLSHTAEEAGLLGSQWFSDHPTVPRDSIVTVLNMDMVGHGRATEVARGGPYSLQMIGSRRLSTELGDLIDGLNARRATPMQIDYTWDAPGHPANRYCRSDHFMYARHGIPITYLSLGYHPHYHMLTDEAQYIDYEHSARVAGFVHDIALEVANRDRRPTVNGPRQDPNAPCRQ from the coding sequence GTGACCGTTTACCGCATTCTCGCCCGCGGCCTGCCCGCCGTCGCGGTGCTGGCCGGCGCGTGCGCGCCCCCCGCGCCCGTGCAAGAGGGCCCGTCGCCTGCGCCGGCCCCGGCCGCGGGGCCGGCGCAGCACGACGTGCAACTGCCGCTGAAGTACCAGGCGCGGCCCACGGTTGCCGAGATCACCCCCGGCGACCTGATGAGCCGCCTGTACGTGCTGGCTGACGATTCCATGATGGGCCGCCAGGCGGGGCACCGCGGCAACGTGATGGGCACGGACTACATCGCGGCCGAGTTCCGCCGCATGGGGCTGGAGCCGGGCGGCGAGAACGGCACCTTCTTCCAGACGATCCCGCTGGTCGTCAAGGGCATCGCCCCCGGGGTGTCGCTCTCCGCCAACGGGCAGGCGCTGACGCCGTGGACCGACTTTTCGCCGCTCCCCCCGCTGGGCAACACCTTTCCCTTCGGCGCGGAGTTCCGCGCGCAGAACACGCCGGTGGTCTTCGGCGGGCAGTTGGGCGCCGAGCTGATCACCGACGCGCAGGCCGCCGGCAAGGTGGTGGTGCTGCTGCCCCCCACGGGTGAGAACGGCCAGCCGAACGGCCGCTGGTGGCCCGGCTATCCGCGGGCCCGCTTTCCCCGCGCCGCCGCCGTGGCGGTGGCCGCGAGCGACATCACCGTGCCCGCCGTGCTCACCCTCGGGCAGGGCGAATCGGCGGAGCTGGAGCAGCCCGGCGCGCAGGCGCCCACCGGCCCCGCCGGGATGACCGTCACCCGGGCGGCCGCGGAGCGGATGATGGGGGCGCCGCTGGCGGGAATGCGCCCGGGAACGCAGGGCCGCGCCGTCACCGGCTCCTTCCGCTTCGGCTCGCGGCGGCCGGACGCGCCCGCCCGCAACGTGGTGGCCATCCTGCGCGGCTCCGACCCGTCGCTGCGCGCCCAGTTCGTGGGCATCAGCGCGCACAACGACCACGAGGGCATCGCCGAGCAGGCGATGGACCACGACTCGCTGGTGGCCTACAACACGGTGATGCGGCCCCAGGGGGCCAACGACCGCCCGGGCGCCCCGTCCGCGGCCCAGCGCGCGCGCATCCAGGGCATTCTCGACAGCCTGCGGGCCCTTCGTCCCGCGCGGCGCGACAGCATCTACAACGGCGCCGACGACGACGGCAGCGGCACGGTGGTGCTGCTGGAGATCGCCGAACGGATGGCGTCGTCGCCCGCCCGCCCGCGCCGGTCGGTGATCTTCCTTTCGCACACCGCCGAAGAGGCGGGGCTGCTGGGCTCGCAGTGGTTCTCCGACCATCCCACGGTGCCCCGCGACTCCATCGTCACCGTGCTGAACATGGACATGGTGGGGCACGGCCGCGCGACGGAGGTGGCCCGGGGCGGGCCGTACTCCCTCCAGATGATCGGCTCGCGGCGGCTTTCCACCGAGCTGGGCGACCTGATCGACGGGCTGAACGCGCGCCGCGCCACGCCCATGCAGATCGACTACACGTGGGACGCGCCCGGGCACCCGGCCAACCGATACTGCCGGAGCGACCACTTCATGTACGCGCGGCACGGCATTCCCATCACGTACCTGTCGCTGGGGTACCACCCGCACTACCACATGCTGACCGACGAGGCGCAGTACATCGACTACGAGCATTCTGCACGAGTCGCGGGGTTTGTGCACGACATCGCGCTGGAGGTGGCCAACCGCGACCGCCGGCCCACGGTGAACGGGCCGCGCCAGGACCCCAATGCGCCGTGCCGCCAATAG
- a CDS encoding class II fumarate hydratase, whose product MTDTSTSGFRTERDSLGEMQVPADALYGAQTQRAVENFPISNLRFPRRFIHALGTIKKAAAQANAQMQLLDGTVADAIARAADEVIAGRLDSQFVLDIFQTGSGTSSNMNANEVIATRATQLLDGGTRVHPNDHVNMGQSSNDVIPTAMHVSARVAIHQDLVPSLERLRDALLAKAAEFDDVVKSGRTHLMDATPVRLGQEFGGYASQVDHGIRRLRNAGEELAELALGGTAVGTGTNAVPGFPALAIEKISESTGLEFREAENHFEAQGAKDAYVSASGALNTLAVSLMKIANDIRWLASGPTSGLAEIGLPAIQPGSSIMPGKVNPVMSEAMMMLCAQVMGNHVAITVGGQHGNFELNVMMPVMAHNFLESVSILAKGCDAFRTNAVEGITANRERCRELLERNPSIATALNAYIGYDEAAAVAKESAKNFESVRDVVKRRGLLSDEQLDTVLNVRDMTEPGIPGGG is encoded by the coding sequence ATGACGGATACGAGCACTTCGGGCTTTCGCACCGAGCGCGACTCGCTGGGTGAGATGCAGGTTCCCGCCGACGCCCTGTACGGCGCCCAGACGCAGCGTGCGGTCGAGAACTTTCCCATCAGCAACCTGCGCTTTCCACGGCGTTTCATCCATGCGCTGGGCACCATCAAGAAGGCCGCCGCGCAGGCCAACGCCCAGATGCAGCTGCTTGACGGCACCGTGGCCGATGCCATCGCGCGCGCGGCCGACGAGGTGATCGCCGGCCGGCTGGACTCGCAGTTCGTGCTGGACATCTTCCAGACGGGGAGCGGCACCAGCAGCAACATGAACGCGAACGAGGTGATCGCCACCCGCGCCACGCAGCTGCTGGACGGCGGCACCCGCGTGCACCCAAACGACCACGTCAACATGGGGCAAAGCTCCAATGACGTGATTCCCACGGCCATGCACGTCAGCGCCCGCGTGGCCATTCACCAGGACCTGGTGCCCTCGCTGGAGCGGCTGCGCGACGCGCTGCTGGCCAAGGCCGCCGAGTTCGACGACGTGGTGAAGAGCGGGCGCACCCACCTGATGGACGCCACGCCCGTGCGGCTGGGGCAGGAGTTCGGCGGCTACGCCAGCCAGGTGGACCACGGCATCCGCCGGCTGCGGAACGCCGGCGAGGAACTCGCCGAACTGGCGCTGGGCGGCACCGCGGTGGGCACCGGCACCAACGCCGTGCCGGGCTTTCCCGCCCTGGCCATCGAAAAGATCAGCGAGAGCACGGGGCTGGAGTTCCGCGAGGCCGAGAACCACTTCGAGGCGCAGGGCGCCAAGGACGCCTACGTGTCGGCCTCGGGCGCGCTGAACACGCTGGCCGTGTCGCTGATGAAGATCGCCAACGACATCCGCTGGCTGGCGAGCGGCCCCACGTCGGGGCTGGCCGAGATCGGGCTTCCCGCCATCCAGCCGGGCTCCAGCATCATGCCGGGCAAGGTGAACCCGGTGATGAGCGAGGCCATGATGATGCTGTGCGCGCAGGTGATGGGAAACCACGTGGCGATCACCGTCGGCGGCCAGCACGGCAACTTCGAGCTGAACGTGATGATGCCGGTGATGGCGCACAACTTCCTCGAGTCCGTTTCCATCCTGGCGAAGGGCTGCGACGCCTTCCGCACCAACGCGGTGGAGGGGATCACCGCCAACCGTGAGCGCTGCCGCGAGCTCCTGGAGCGCAACCCGAGCATCGCCACGGCGCTCAACGCTTACATCGGGTACGACGAGGCCGCCGCGGTCGCCAAGGAGTCGGCCAAGAACTTCGAGTCCGTCCGAGACGTGGTGAAGCGCCGCGGCCTGCTCAGCGACGAGCAGCTGGACACCGTGCTGAACGTGCGCGACATGACGGAGCCGGGCATCCCCGGCGGCGGCTGA
- a CDS encoding tryptophan 2,3-dioxygenase family protein, whose protein sequence is MSTHDTSPHVLPCGHSVRDPAQTHYCTYLHLPQLLSLQPGPNEVRHPEEHLFVVTHQSFELWFSQLRVDLPRIIQALDADDLAMAAWLAQRCTGVVRMFSPMMRMLETMTLGGFYAFRNHLVPASGGESGQWPEIEILSGAREPEFRRYLQSEINPDPSSVPHTYLWTDRLAELWDRPSVASAAEAAFARRGVTPAQAYEASHRGGGHGDLTALAEALLDYDEEVRIWRFIHARTAERTVGRETPGTANTSGVRFLERMATHRQSFFPFLWDARAELWQRMQGGAPARPRLPASAECLGIESVDPADRAV, encoded by the coding sequence ATGAGCACACACGACACGAGTCCCCACGTTCTTCCCTGCGGCCACTCGGTCCGCGACCCCGCGCAGACGCACTACTGCACCTACCTGCATCTGCCGCAGCTGCTGTCGCTGCAGCCCGGCCCGAACGAGGTGCGGCACCCCGAGGAGCACCTGTTCGTGGTGACGCACCAGTCGTTCGAATTGTGGTTCTCCCAGCTGCGCGTGGACCTGCCCCGCATCATCCAGGCGCTGGACGCCGACGACCTGGCGATGGCGGCGTGGCTGGCCCAGCGCTGCACCGGCGTGGTGCGGATGTTCTCGCCGATGATGCGCATGCTGGAAACCATGACGCTGGGCGGCTTCTACGCATTCCGCAACCACCTGGTGCCGGCGAGCGGCGGCGAGAGCGGGCAGTGGCCCGAGATCGAAATCCTGTCCGGCGCACGCGAGCCCGAGTTCCGGCGCTACCTGCAATCGGAGATCAATCCCGACCCCTCGTCCGTCCCGCATACGTACCTGTGGACGGACCGCCTCGCCGAACTGTGGGACCGGCCGTCTGTGGCCTCCGCGGCCGAGGCGGCGTTCGCGCGCCGGGGAGTAACGCCGGCGCAGGCGTACGAGGCGTCGCACCGGGGCGGCGGGCACGGCGACCTCACCGCACTCGCCGAGGCGCTGCTGGATTACGACGAGGAGGTGCGCATCTGGCGCTTCATCCACGCGCGCACCGCGGAGCGCACGGTGGGGCGGGAAACGCCGGGGACCGCCAACACGTCCGGCGTGCGCTTCCTGGAGCGGATGGCGACGCACCGGCAGTCGTTCTTTCCCTTCCTGTGGGACGCCCGCGCCGAGTTGTGGCAGCGCATGCAGGGCGGCGCACCCGCGCGCCCCCGACTCCCGGCATCTGCCGAATGCCTCGGTATCGAATCGGTTGACCCGGCGGATCGAGCGGTGTAG
- a CDS encoding MBL fold metallo-hydrolase, giving the protein MRNPFILPLLLGLAGCTTNMSNIEGPRANAIPTAYPWNSMIYAARTDAGVVLVDLGWQNAEDALRRGLAQIGARPEDVTDVFLTHSHRDHIAAWPLVRHARFHVGAGEDALFSGRAGHADSPSRLAEIGIGNPAPWAGEVNVRAFQRDTMFVLGADTVRAFVVPGHTAGSAAYLFRGVLFAGDAVNRSYFTGFRPGFPIFHDDEHLNRASLAELFERVKPYDVQWVCTAHGKCARPDERFMQKVLGRD; this is encoded by the coding sequence ATGCGCAACCCGTTCATCCTCCCCCTCCTGCTGGGCCTCGCCGGCTGCACCACCAACATGTCGAACATCGAGGGGCCGCGAGCGAACGCCATCCCCACGGCGTACCCGTGGAACAGCATGATCTACGCGGCCCGGACGGACGCGGGCGTGGTGCTGGTGGACCTGGGGTGGCAGAACGCGGAGGATGCGCTGCGGCGGGGGCTGGCGCAGATCGGCGCGCGCCCGGAGGACGTGACCGACGTGTTTCTCACCCACAGCCACCGCGACCACATCGCCGCATGGCCGCTGGTGCGGCACGCGCGCTTTCACGTGGGGGCCGGTGAGGACGCGCTGTTCTCGGGACGAGCCGGGCACGCCGACTCGCCCTCGCGGCTGGCGGAAATCGGCATCGGCAACCCGGCCCCGTGGGCGGGGGAGGTGAACGTCCGGGCGTTTCAGCGCGACACGATGTTCGTGCTGGGGGCCGACACGGTGCGCGCCTTCGTGGTGCCGGGGCACACGGCCGGAAGCGCAGCGTACCTGTTCCGCGGCGTGCTGTTCGCGGGCGACGCCGTCAACCGCTCGTACTTCACCGGTTTCCGCCCGGGTTTTCCCATCTTTCACGACGACGAGCACCTGAACCGGGCCAGCCTGGCGGAGCTGTTCGAGCGGGTGAAGCCGTACGACGTGCAGTGGGTGTGCACCGCCCACGGCAAGTGCGCCCGCCCCGACGAGCGATTCATGCAAAAGGTGCTCGGGCGAGACTGA